Proteins encoded within one genomic window of Thermococcus celer Vu 13 = JCM 8558:
- a CDS encoding ABC transporter ATP-binding protein, protein MVEVRLENIVKTFGETVALKGINLHIREGELFTLLGPSGCGKSTTLRIIAGLDFPDSGTIYFGDEEVTYLPSSKRGAVLVFQNYALWPHMTVFDNVAYGLRLRKLPREEIKKKVEWALELVKLRGFENRYPTQLSGGQQQRVAIARALVVEPKVLLLDEPLSNLDAKLRLEMRSEIRRIQRELGITVIYVTHDQEEAMAISDRIAVMNVGTVEQVGTPKEIYESPRTEFVASFMGKTNVIPARVVERDGDRVSVEFEGMKLDGLHYTGESDDVVIVIRPERIKLKPAENTVSLTGTVDLVEYYGFFVEVVGLFGETRIIARTISDREVVGLKPTQPVTFHVDRDDIIVLPKQQL, encoded by the coding sequence ATGGTTGAGGTCAGACTTGAGAACATCGTCAAAACCTTCGGGGAAACCGTCGCCCTTAAGGGTATAAACCTTCACATAAGGGAGGGGGAGCTCTTCACACTGCTCGGACCGAGCGGTTGCGGAAAGTCAACGACGCTCAGGATAATCGCGGGTCTCGACTTCCCGGACAGCGGGACCATCTACTTCGGCGACGAGGAGGTCACGTACCTCCCCTCCAGCAAGCGCGGAGCGGTACTCGTATTCCAGAACTACGCCCTCTGGCCGCACATGACCGTCTTCGACAACGTCGCCTACGGCCTCAGACTCAGGAAACTGCCCAGGGAGGAGATAAAGAAGAAGGTGGAGTGGGCCCTCGAGCTCGTCAAGCTGAGGGGCTTTGAGAACCGCTACCCGACCCAGCTCTCGGGTGGCCAGCAGCAGCGTGTCGCCATAGCCCGCGCTCTCGTTGTGGAGCCCAAGGTTCTTCTCCTCGACGAGCCCTTGAGCAACCTCGACGCCAAGCTCCGCCTCGAGATGCGCTCGGAGATAAGGAGGATCCAGCGCGAGCTCGGGATCACCGTCATCTACGTCACCCACGACCAGGAGGAGGCCATGGCCATAAGCGACAGGATAGCCGTGATGAACGTCGGAACCGTCGAGCAGGTCGGAACACCGAAGGAGATCTACGAGAGCCCGAGAACGGAGTTCGTGGCCAGCTTCATGGGCAAGACAAACGTCATCCCCGCCAGGGTCGTGGAGAGGGACGGCGACCGCGTTTCCGTTGAGTTCGAGGGGATGAAACTGGATGGCCTTCACTACACGGGCGAGAGCGACGACGTCGTCATAGTCATCAGACCCGAGAGGATAAAGCTCAAGCCGGCCGAGAACACCGTTTCCCTAACCGGAACGGTAGACCTCGTAGAGTACTACGGTTTCTTCGTCGAGGTCGTTGGCCTCTTCGGGGAGACGAGGATCATAGCCAGGACCATCAGCGACAGGGAGGTCGTGGGATTAAAGCCCACGCAGCCCGTGACGTTTCACGTGGACAGGGACGATATCATAGTCCTTCCGAAGCAGCAACTTTAA
- a CDS encoding DUF447 domain-containing protein: MGILEFFNEGQVYEVLLITRSNVAPVGVVRAGRVLSFRLFGGRSAGELGEYPYASIQITNDAELLVKLALNFETHLEFGGDGRYRWIRGLPGVYGEVKSREKEYVDEIGKTKILECSLEPKGFIEGNLPPRPLSRADFHLIEMAVHLTRLLPAVEGGKEEVVERLYDEVISNYRMYKRFGGRSKVADRMVKMAKAGLGESPKNVR, translated from the coding sequence ATGGGGATCCTGGAGTTCTTCAACGAGGGCCAGGTTTACGAGGTTCTCCTGATCACCCGCTCAAACGTGGCCCCCGTCGGCGTCGTGAGGGCCGGTAGGGTCCTCTCGTTCAGGCTCTTCGGGGGAAGGAGCGCGGGAGAACTGGGGGAGTATCCGTACGCGTCAATTCAGATAACCAACGATGCCGAACTCCTCGTAAAACTCGCCCTGAACTTTGAAACCCACCTCGAATTCGGAGGGGATGGGAGGTACCGCTGGATCAGGGGTCTTCCAGGGGTGTACGGCGAGGTTAAATCCCGGGAGAAGGAATACGTGGACGAAATCGGGAAGACAAAGATACTGGAATGCTCCCTGGAACCAAAGGGGTTCATCGAGGGGAACCTGCCACCGAGGCCCCTCAGCAGGGCCGACTTCCACCTCATCGAGATGGCCGTCCATCTTACGAGACTCCTCCCGGCCGTTGAGGGTGGAAAGGAGGAGGTCGTGGAGAGGCTCTACGACGAGGTCATCTCGAACTACCGCATGTACAAACGCTTTGGGGGCCGCTCGAAGGTCGCGGATAGGATGGTGAAGATGGCGAAGGCCGGCCTTGGTGAGAGCCCCAAAAATGTCCGGTGA
- a CDS encoding metallophosphoesterase: MFGRKIISLLIALFALAAIPATTVWGATPSSPGEILIQPLPGVPAIGMPGDVIEIHPAEGVTIQGLQIVSILHGPYDLKILGTENGVVKARIPEDAVPDDYFLVVKSNKGEVTIPNGVWVMKSAPTVLRIAHGSDLHVTSGSKMGFVCGDYFQKSIPEILKYCKHPYAMHSYTAQDSFMTYYAMVGSGENVVNLIISTGDDVDTSGDSQGYMMFDRGMTHATAAGVPVISVKGNHDDPPTYYSKYIGPRYFYEVIGNFLIIGLDSRGDEAHPTMEQLQWMEGVLKDHPGKTVIVLVHHPFWYSTQDGKWGGTIKGYTAFDDNDWKEMTKFVSWYWEGNKGQYDEIARTFLQMVEKYNIPLILAGHIHKDKPVLYIDKEGHEHWFYTLTTTGAPDKTSNPPSEADKKKGYTVPSWYGSQVIYVHEDGSVEFPLAGNVLHEGIDSLPVPQKFIVYRQVGTEGSAVKFVNELGKTVSGPFVLEIPAGAKVDPEHTNVTYKVLGEREIGGTDYLLLNVTVPTGVSQVTVVKGTDTQAPKVSVGYLMPSKPRAGRPFKVYITAGDNVGIRDVKVQIISDGKVVAEYPAFSMKPAEVSATYFTEIPGVNATSFTIKVIATDFYGNKGEAAYTVGGATKTSSPSESTTQKSGGSTCGPAALVGLALVPLLLRRRK; the protein is encoded by the coding sequence ATGTTCGGCAGGAAAATAATATCCCTGTTGATAGCCCTTTTTGCCCTGGCGGCGATTCCAGCCACCACGGTCTGGGGAGCGACTCCATCCAGCCCCGGTGAAATTCTGATCCAGCCCCTCCCGGGGGTGCCGGCCATAGGAATGCCCGGCGACGTCATAGAGATACACCCTGCGGAGGGCGTTACGATCCAGGGACTTCAGATAGTCTCGATACTCCACGGACCGTACGATCTTAAGATCCTGGGTACGGAGAACGGCGTTGTTAAGGCCAGGATACCCGAAGACGCGGTGCCTGACGATTACTTCCTCGTTGTTAAGAGCAACAAAGGTGAAGTGACCATCCCCAACGGAGTGTGGGTGATGAAAAGTGCTCCCACGGTTCTCAGGATAGCCCATGGCAGTGACCTCCACGTCACGAGCGGTTCTAAGATGGGTTTCGTCTGCGGGGACTACTTCCAGAAGAGCATCCCCGAGATACTCAAATACTGCAAGCACCCCTACGCGATGCACAGCTACACGGCCCAGGACAGCTTCATGACGTACTACGCCATGGTCGGAAGCGGCGAGAACGTTGTGAACCTGATAATAAGCACCGGCGATGACGTCGACACCAGCGGGGACAGCCAGGGGTACATGATGTTCGATAGGGGCATGACGCACGCCACCGCTGCCGGCGTGCCGGTTATAAGCGTCAAGGGCAACCACGATGATCCGCCGACATATTACAGCAAGTACATAGGCCCCAGATACTTCTACGAGGTCATAGGGAACTTCCTCATCATAGGACTGGACAGCCGCGGCGATGAGGCGCATCCAACCATGGAGCAGCTCCAGTGGATGGAGGGGGTTCTGAAGGACCATCCAGGTAAGACCGTTATAGTCCTCGTCCACCACCCCTTCTGGTACAGCACACAGGATGGCAAGTGGGGCGGGACGATAAAAGGTTACACGGCCTTCGATGACAACGACTGGAAGGAGATGACCAAGTTCGTGAGCTGGTACTGGGAGGGCAACAAGGGACAGTACGACGAGATAGCCAGAACCTTCCTCCAGATGGTGGAGAAGTACAACATTCCCCTCATCCTCGCCGGGCACATCCACAAGGACAAGCCGGTTCTCTACATCGACAAGGAGGGTCACGAGCACTGGTTCTACACCCTCACCACAACCGGTGCCCCGGACAAGACCAGCAACCCACCGAGCGAGGCGGACAAGAAGAAGGGGTACACCGTTCCGAGCTGGTACGGCTCCCAGGTCATATACGTCCATGAGGATGGAAGCGTGGAGTTCCCGCTCGCCGGCAACGTCCTCCACGAGGGCATAGACTCCCTCCCGGTTCCACAGAAGTTCATCGTGTACAGGCAGGTCGGAACGGAGGGAAGCGCGGTCAAGTTCGTCAACGAGCTTGGCAAGACGGTGAGCGGGCCCTTCGTCCTTGAGATACCCGCCGGGGCCAAGGTCGACCCGGAGCACACCAACGTAACCTACAAGGTCCTCGGGGAGAGGGAGATCGGCGGAACAGACTACCTGCTCCTCAACGTCACCGTCCCAACAGGGGTAAGCCAGGTAACGGTTGTTAAAGGCACCGATACGCAGGCACCAAAGGTTAGCGTGGGATACCTAATGCCGAGCAAACCCCGGGCGGGCAGGCCCTTCAAGGTCTACATCACCGCCGGCGACAACGTCGGGATCAGGGACGTGAAGGTGCAGATAATAAGCGACGGCAAGGTCGTAGCCGAGTACCCGGCGTTCTCAATGAAGCCCGCCGAAGTCTCGGCCACCTACTTCACGGAGATCCCCGGCGTTAACGCGACCAGCTTCACCATAAAGGTCATCGCGACCGACTTCTACGGAAACAAGGGTGAGGCGGCATACACCGTCGGGGGAGCGACCAAGACGAGCAGCCCATCGGAGAGCACCACCCAGAAATCCGGTGGGAGCACCTGCGGTCCGGCGGCCCTCGTTGGACTCGCCCTCGTTCCGCTCCTCCTCAGGAGGAGGAAGTGA
- a CDS encoding restriction endonuclease: MMPWSKDTIMRAPKDVLLENIIELLRRMGFRDYERVSSGKEWGIDIVAIRDDPIAGMEKLVIALHRKGLASSRDVNVFADLVSRYKADKGILISTAGFTKDARVLISKEYRGKIVPWDGKKLVSLFHNYGIEPPEELLNIPENTEESREKNPLKEFELDAPLLYDFSAQDVFERVANFASLKYPIKPAEMSIQTLSVALSTAYIFSWSVGESDERDRAVVFSDDEIVLRATEDKKLGVAVTKAMLNDSSSIRATERNIEVPISPSEAVLLLKERAARELGVAEGKISINERKKVYVPKFAKLHLKVGDNTAKATVNLETGEVQFDINPLPDEHFIRKTEGAVLKQTGEEVVERELRREKDRVKVSGKTLRFSFEASFNPYTGKILNFEALLSDEALKELFEKEYPEGTVLNLEKGRKVAVADVLLGDGIAVVEVDMTKGTYKVAKKLLSPEGVFNSGRKVMEANFPLRDLTMKSYRVLEHKYLELTLESPDGKAIVKMDGATGDVLDYLVEISQERARELVAEKYPGFEIISVEENETEYRVNAGSDRHLITVRLSRDGKLMEEVDRVLKEGLVKKMAMERARDIDEEARIDSISLDENWNVEFTGKTKVGTLVLHRATGEVLKEDVHFTERAIEEMYHGHLRKTFGEETLKTERLTHYKEGGYIHIKVAGREKLYYARIDTKTGEIISEDSAPIRGITAKLKQFQLENKYK, from the coding sequence ATGATGCCGTGGAGCAAGGATACAATAATGCGCGCACCCAAGGACGTTCTCCTTGAAAACATAATCGAGTTGCTCAGGAGGATGGGCTTCAGGGATTACGAGAGGGTTTCGAGCGGGAAGGAATGGGGGATAGACATCGTCGCCATAAGGGACGACCCCATCGCGGGAATGGAGAAGCTCGTTATAGCTCTTCACCGCAAAGGACTGGCCTCATCACGCGACGTTAACGTCTTCGCGGACCTCGTGAGCAGGTACAAGGCCGATAAGGGGATACTCATATCAACCGCGGGCTTTACCAAGGACGCCAGGGTGCTCATCTCGAAGGAGTACAGGGGAAAGATAGTCCCCTGGGATGGTAAGAAACTTGTCTCCCTCTTCCACAACTATGGGATTGAGCCCCCAGAGGAGCTTCTCAATATCCCGGAAAACACAGAGGAATCCAGGGAGAAAAATCCCCTGAAAGAATTTGAGCTCGATGCCCCACTGCTCTATGATTTCTCGGCCCAGGACGTCTTCGAGAGGGTTGCCAATTTTGCATCTCTCAAGTATCCGATTAAGCCCGCTGAGATGAGCATTCAAACGCTGTCCGTAGCGCTTTCAACCGCCTACATCTTTTCCTGGTCCGTGGGGGAGTCAGACGAGCGGGACAGGGCCGTGGTGTTCTCGGATGATGAGATAGTCCTGCGTGCGACCGAAGACAAGAAGCTCGGTGTCGCCGTGACCAAGGCCATGCTCAACGATTCGTCGTCAATACGGGCAACCGAGAGGAACATCGAGGTTCCGATAAGTCCGAGCGAGGCGGTGTTGTTGCTCAAGGAGCGGGCCGCCAGGGAACTTGGTGTAGCGGAGGGAAAAATATCCATAAACGAACGAAAGAAGGTCTACGTTCCAAAGTTCGCGAAGCTCCACCTCAAGGTGGGAGATAACACGGCGAAGGCCACAGTTAACCTGGAAACCGGCGAGGTTCAGTTCGATATAAATCCCCTGCCGGATGAGCACTTCATCAGAAAAACCGAGGGGGCAGTGCTAAAGCAGACGGGGGAGGAAGTGGTTGAGAGGGAGCTACGGAGGGAGAAGGATAGGGTAAAGGTGTCCGGTAAAACCCTGAGGTTCTCCTTTGAGGCTTCGTTCAACCCCTACACAGGGAAGATACTTAACTTTGAGGCCCTTCTGAGCGATGAGGCGTTGAAGGAGCTGTTTGAGAAGGAGTATCCCGAAGGAACCGTCCTGAACCTGGAAAAGGGCAGGAAAGTGGCCGTTGCGGACGTCCTCCTTGGCGACGGGATAGCGGTCGTCGAGGTCGACATGACGAAGGGCACGTATAAGGTGGCTAAAAAGCTTCTCTCTCCCGAAGGGGTCTTCAACAGCGGACGGAAAGTTATGGAGGCCAACTTCCCGCTCAGAGACCTTACGATGAAGTCCTACAGGGTGCTCGAACACAAGTACCTTGAGCTGACCCTCGAAAGCCCCGACGGAAAGGCGATCGTGAAGATGGACGGTGCCACGGGGGACGTTCTCGATTACCTCGTTGAGATAAGCCAAGAACGGGCAAGGGAGCTCGTGGCGGAGAAGTATCCGGGTTTTGAGATAATTTCCGTGGAGGAGAACGAGACGGAGTACAGGGTGAATGCGGGGAGCGACAGACACCTGATAACCGTGAGGTTGAGCAGGGACGGGAAGCTGATGGAGGAGGTTGACCGCGTTCTCAAGGAGGGGCTGGTGAAAAAGATGGCCATGGAACGTGCCAGGGATATAGACGAAGAAGCAAGGATAGATTCGATCTCCCTGGACGAAAACTGGAACGTTGAGTTCACAGGAAAGACCAAGGTGGGAACCCTGGTTCTCCACAGGGCGACGGGGGAGGTCCTCAAGGAGGACGTGCACTTCACGGAGAGGGCCATCGAGGAAATGTACCACGGACACCTGAGGAAGACCTTTGGCGAGGAAACCCTGAAAACCGAGAGGCTCACCCACTACAAGGAGGGGGGATACATACACATCAAGGTCGCCGGAAGGGAAAAGCTCTATTACGCGAGGATAGACACAAAAACCGGGGAGATAATCAGCGAGGACTCCGCACCCATAAGGGGAATAACGGCAAAGCTGAAGCAGTTCCAGCTCGAGAACAAGTACAAGTGA
- a CDS encoding phosphoglycerate kinase yields MFRLTDFDYHGKTVFLRVDLNSPVRDGRILSDARFRAVLPTVEYLLENGAKVVVGTHQSKPYRGDYVTTEEHAGVLSGLLGRDVEYVEDIFGRCARERIKSLKPGEVLMLENLRFSAEEVEYRPMEDCERTFFVRKLAPLIDYVVNDAFAAAHRSQPSLVGFARLKPMIPGFLMEAEIEALSRAYDTEEGPRVYVLGGAKVGDSLRVAENVLRSGRADFVLTGGLVGQLFTLAKGFHIGDANLEFMERKGLLKLVDRAERILDGFYPRVKTPVDFAVDYKGERVEIGLLSGGKWLLDRLPILDIGSRTVEKYRGILMKAKVIVANGPMGVFEREEFALGTVGVFRAIGESSAFSVVGGGHSIASIYQHNIKGISHVSTGGGAMLSFFAGEKLPVLEAFRISYERFRSRMGGIKDQ; encoded by the coding sequence ATGTTCAGGCTCACCGATTTCGATTATCATGGGAAGACGGTGTTCCTGAGGGTTGACCTCAACTCACCCGTCAGGGATGGCAGGATACTGAGCGACGCGAGGTTCAGGGCGGTTCTACCAACCGTTGAATACCTTCTGGAAAACGGGGCGAAGGTCGTTGTGGGAACCCACCAGAGCAAGCCCTACAGGGGAGATTACGTAACCACAGAGGAGCACGCTGGGGTTCTGAGCGGACTTCTGGGCCGGGACGTCGAGTACGTGGAGGATATATTCGGGAGGTGCGCCCGCGAGAGGATAAAATCGCTGAAGCCCGGAGAGGTTCTTATGCTGGAGAACCTCAGGTTCTCGGCCGAGGAAGTGGAGTATCGGCCCATGGAGGACTGCGAGAGGACGTTCTTCGTGAGGAAGCTGGCGCCGCTAATCGATTACGTCGTGAACGACGCCTTCGCGGCCGCCCACAGGAGTCAGCCGTCGCTGGTGGGCTTCGCGAGGCTCAAACCCATGATACCGGGTTTTCTGATGGAGGCGGAGATCGAGGCCCTCTCGAGGGCCTACGACACCGAGGAGGGGCCCAGGGTCTACGTCCTCGGCGGCGCGAAGGTCGGCGATTCCCTCCGGGTTGCGGAGAACGTCCTGAGGAGCGGGAGGGCGGACTTTGTGCTTACGGGCGGCCTGGTAGGGCAGCTCTTCACCCTCGCCAAGGGCTTCCACATCGGGGACGCCAACCTTGAGTTCATGGAGCGAAAAGGTCTCCTGAAACTGGTGGACCGGGCAGAGAGGATACTTGACGGGTTCTATCCCCGCGTGAAAACGCCGGTGGACTTCGCCGTCGATTACAAAGGAGAGCGTGTCGAGATCGGCCTCCTGAGCGGGGGGAAGTGGCTCCTCGACCGTCTTCCCATCCTCGACATCGGTTCAAGAACAGTGGAGAAGTACCGCGGTATCCTCATGAAGGCAAAGGTAATCGTCGCCAACGGGCCGATGGGAGTCTTCGAGAGGGAGGAGTTCGCCCTCGGAACGGTCGGTGTCTTCAGGGCCATCGGGGAGAGTTCCGCGTTCAGCGTGGTCGGCGGGGGTCATTCCATAGCGAGCATCTACCAGCACAACATAAAGGGGATAAGCCACGTCTCCACGGGTGGTGGGGCCATGCTGAGCTTCTTCGCAGGGGAAAAGCTTCCGGTCCTCGAGGCGTTCAGGATAAGCTACGAACGGTTCAGGAGCAGGATGGGAGGGATTAAGGATCAGTAA
- a CDS encoding ABC transporter permease gives MKVFLTMIYRELKRFSRSRSRVAGTLINPLIWLIFFGKGWGGVFNNPFASRLFGGVDYMTYLVPGVVAMTVFTMSFMQGITLIWDKQFGFLKEILVAPASRVEAILGRITGGALMAMIQGVIILALSFLLADLKVAGVIPVLGLSFLVGVAIAAMGVAIALRMTSMEGFQMVVTMLMLPMTFLSGAFYPVKTMPNWMQWLAEVNPLTYAVDASRHYLAGVEPTFGLATDWLVLAGLAALFAGIAALEFRKATID, from the coding sequence ATGAAAGTTTTCCTCACGATGATATACCGCGAGCTGAAGCGCTTTTCCCGCTCCCGCTCGAGGGTCGCGGGCACTTTAATCAACCCGCTGATCTGGCTCATCTTCTTCGGAAAGGGCTGGGGCGGGGTCTTCAACAACCCCTTCGCGTCACGGTTGTTCGGGGGCGTTGACTACATGACCTACCTCGTGCCCGGCGTGGTAGCCATGACGGTCTTCACCATGAGCTTCATGCAGGGGATAACCCTGATATGGGACAAGCAGTTCGGCTTCCTGAAGGAGATCTTAGTCGCCCCCGCCAGCAGGGTAGAGGCCATACTCGGCAGGATCACGGGGGGAGCGCTAATGGCCATGATACAGGGCGTCATCATACTCGCGCTCAGTTTCCTCCTGGCGGACCTCAAAGTGGCGGGGGTCATCCCCGTGCTCGGGCTGAGCTTCCTCGTAGGGGTCGCGATAGCGGCAATGGGCGTCGCGATAGCGCTCAGGATGACGAGCATGGAGGGCTTCCAGATGGTGGTGACCATGCTGATGCTCCCCATGACCTTCCTCAGCGGCGCCTTCTACCCCGTGAAGACGATGCCCAACTGGATGCAGTGGCTGGCCGAGGTGAACCCGCTAACCTACGCCGTGGACGCCTCGCGCCACTACCTGGCCGGGGTCGAGCCCACCTTCGGACTCGCAACGGACTGGCTGGTGCTCGCGGGTCTGGCCGCGCTCTTCGCAGGAATCGCGGCCCTGGAGTTCAGGAAGGCGACGATAGACTGA
- a CDS encoding ATP-binding cassette domain-containing protein produces MEAIEVENLVKKYGDFEAVRGVSFSVKKGEIFAFLGPNGAGKTTTVHVLTTLLKPTAGKAVVAGHDVVEEPMAVRRKIGIVFQDPSVDRELTAYENMLIHGRIYGLSGNELREKIERLLRFVELWEFRDRQVKFFSGGMQRRLEIARSLLHEPEVLFLDEPTIGLDPQTRAHIWDYIRAMKEEHNMTIFLTTHYMDEAEGLADRIAIIDHGRIIAEGTAEELKRLVGNEVVYLKLEGREELRCLKGDFIRGCKVLPDGRVRFDVENAAEALPRLFELASGSGVRILEVTYHRPTLNDVFLHLTGREIREDGGEQNVMRMIMRSRRR; encoded by the coding sequence ATGGAGGCTATAGAGGTCGAGAACCTCGTTAAGAAGTACGGCGATTTCGAGGCCGTTAGGGGCGTATCCTTCAGCGTTAAGAAGGGGGAGATATTCGCCTTCCTCGGGCCCAACGGGGCCGGGAAGACCACGACCGTCCACGTCCTCACGACCCTCCTAAAGCCGACCGCGGGTAAGGCCGTCGTTGCGGGTCACGACGTCGTTGAGGAGCCCATGGCGGTGAGGAGGAAGATAGGGATAGTCTTTCAGGACCCGAGCGTCGACCGGGAGCTCACCGCCTACGAGAACATGCTCATCCACGGCAGGATATACGGGTTGAGCGGAAACGAACTGAGGGAGAAGATAGAGCGTCTGCTAAGGTTCGTGGAGCTCTGGGAGTTCAGGGACAGGCAGGTGAAGTTCTTCTCGGGCGGGATGCAGAGGCGGCTCGAGATAGCCAGATCGCTCCTCCACGAGCCCGAGGTGCTCTTCCTCGACGAGCCGACGATAGGCCTCGACCCCCAGACGAGGGCCCACATATGGGACTACATCCGGGCCATGAAGGAGGAGCACAACATGACGATATTCCTCACCACCCACTACATGGACGAGGCCGAGGGGCTCGCCGACAGGATAGCGATAATCGACCACGGCAGGATAATAGCGGAGGGCACGGCCGAGGAGCTGAAGAGGCTCGTTGGGAACGAGGTCGTCTACCTGAAGCTCGAGGGCAGGGAAGAGCTCAGATGCCTCAAGGGGGATTTCATCAGGGGATGCAAGGTGCTCCCGGACGGGCGGGTTAGGTTCGACGTGGAGAACGCCGCCGAAGCACTGCCGAGGCTCTTCGAGCTCGCAAGCGGGAGTGGGGTGAGGATCCTCGAGGTGACCTACCACCGGCCGACGCTGAACGACGTCTTCCTCCACCTGACTGGCAGGGAGATCAGGGAGGATGGAGGAGAGCAGAACGTGATGAGGATGATAATGAGGTCGAGGAGGAGGTGA
- a CDS encoding PadR family transcriptional regulator: MERPSFRGYMKVLVLELLHEPKHGYGIMEELEKRYGVKLSAGTIYPLLASLRRSGLIEIAEKGRKEKKTYIITEKGERYLEEHSEELEEAKRRMRAYRIFLELGGDELKSAFKELFESIDELSGEQREKIRGLFRDCARELRLILLGGE; encoded by the coding sequence ATGGAGCGTCCAAGCTTCAGGGGTTACATGAAGGTTCTCGTGCTCGAGCTCCTCCACGAGCCGAAGCACGGCTACGGCATAATGGAGGAACTGGAGAAGAGGTACGGGGTAAAACTCAGCGCCGGAACGATCTATCCCCTCCTTGCCTCCCTGAGGAGGAGCGGCCTCATCGAGATAGCGGAAAAGGGCAGGAAGGAGAAGAAGACGTACATCATCACCGAAAAAGGGGAGAGGTACCTCGAGGAGCACTCGGAGGAGCTTGAGGAGGCTAAACGCAGGATGAGGGCCTACAGGATTTTCCTCGAGCTCGGCGGGGATGAGCTCAAGTCCGCCTTTAAGGAGCTCTTCGAGTCGATAGATGAACTGAGCGGGGAGCAGAGAGAGAAGATTAGGGGCCTGTTCAGGGACTGCGCCAGGGAGCTACGCCTGATTCTCCTCGGGGGTGAGTGA
- a CDS encoding DUF6849 domain-containing protein — translation MRLILRPLFEAELPADFDEVVRSKLIGREVETGQEIEIDLLGRPLRFRVILAEPSPLKVKKGTKIEFSTGSMEVIDFEFDEPVRDVVPFDMGFVIVLDRKVLILNRNGQKIYSDEFEDLNGVRVSKDAVVIIHGEGKIRIVKP, via the coding sequence ATGAGGCTTATTCTCAGGCCCCTCTTCGAGGCCGAACTACCGGCGGACTTCGACGAGGTGGTGAGGAGCAAGCTCATCGGAAGGGAAGTCGAAACCGGTCAGGAAATCGAGATCGACCTCCTCGGAAGGCCCCTTCGCTTCAGGGTTATTCTCGCCGAGCCGTCGCCCCTAAAAGTCAAAAAGGGCACGAAGATAGAGTTCTCGACCGGAAGCATGGAGGTCATAGACTTCGAGTTCGATGAGCCGGTTAGGGACGTGGTTCCCTTCGATATGGGCTTCGTCATCGTGCTCGATAGAAAGGTTCTGATTTTGAACCGGAACGGGCAAAAGATTTATAGCGATGAGTTCGAGGACCTTAACGGAGTTAGGGTTTCCAAAGATGCAGTGGTGATAATCCATGGGGAAGGGAAGATCAGGATCGTTAAGCCTTGA
- a CDS encoding endonuclease III domain-containing protein, translating to MGKGRSGSLSLEGFPFEESWEEKRKRAERIVEILMETYPRERLLIGDPYRTLVHCIISQRMRDEVTYRVWRELFERYGDMRRIAETPVDEMREFLRKRGVGLWKTKGEWIVKASKMILERYGGKVPDDISELMKLPGIGRKCANIVLAYGFGRQAIPVDTHVNRISKRLGLAPPRVQPERVEEYLMELIPRDKWIYVNHAMVDHGKTICRPISPRCDSCPLRELCPYAKGLVTDGDIKGNSKNP from the coding sequence ATGGGGAAGGGAAGATCAGGATCGTTAAGCCTTGAGGGGTTCCCCTTTGAGGAGAGCTGGGAGGAGAAGAGGAAACGCGCGGAGAGAATCGTCGAAATTCTGATGGAGACCTACCCGAGGGAGAGACTCCTCATAGGAGATCCGTACAGAACGCTGGTGCACTGCATAATCTCGCAGAGGATGAGGGACGAGGTAACCTACAGGGTCTGGAGGGAGCTCTTCGAGAGGTACGGGGACATGAGGAGAATAGCGGAAACGCCCGTGGATGAGATGCGTGAGTTCCTCAGGAAGAGGGGGGTCGGCCTCTGGAAGACCAAGGGCGAGTGGATAGTCAAAGCCTCCAAGATGATCCTCGAGAGGTACGGGGGAAAGGTCCCCGACGATATAAGCGAGCTCATGAAACTGCCGGGCATCGGTAGGAAGTGCGCCAACATAGTCCTGGCCTACGGCTTCGGGAGGCAGGCGATCCCGGTTGACACCCACGTGAACAGGATAAGCAAGCGCCTCGGACTGGCCCCGCCGAGGGTTCAACCCGAGAGGGTCGAGGAGTACCTTATGGAGCTGATCCCGAGGGACAAGTGGATATACGTGAACCACGCGATGGTGGACCACGGGAAGACGATATGCAGACCGATAAGCCCGAGGTGCGACTCCTGCCCGCTGAGGGAGCTCTGCCCATACGCGAAGGGCCTGGTGACGGACGGGGATATAAAGGGAAACTCCAAGAACCCGTGA